One window from the genome of Cricetulus griseus strain 17A/GY chromosome 2, alternate assembly CriGri-PICRH-1.0, whole genome shotgun sequence encodes:
- the LOC113833942 gene encoding basic salivary proline-rich protein 4-like has product MGEAGSGRWVVAFELRAKPTEILSGRRAEPVWAARCQVQAHTPQAGRRWRRKARSQSAGLKRENAGDVYRLVGKQLSRKPAWGFDLPGTCTPPAEPRVPRLPQIKIQESRGRSQPPPLLIGPDSVSSFSLPTPPPSSIFRCCAPQTERRLRGCAGSDDTRLGSAHRAVAGGFDAFGGFCIRYLPVTSSFPSSTPSLPNSVHQPSHHPPQAPHPARGRSRPPGMGGRHHPGSPPSPGLRGGAGPLGADGPESAVALGTHGASPYRLRVPVPALGERGASKGPGWLASSGPVLGCWAKALSRLDGGARRSVEERVGALPPPSSPLPLLPPPLQPLHFSLAPPPLPAQRPPPARARPPLADPARLAPAPPRQAPAGRTEPRPLR; this is encoded by the exons ATGG GGGAAGCGGGAAGCGGGCGGTGGGTGGTGGCGTTTGAGCTGCGGGCAAAACCTACAGAGATCTTGTCTGGCCGCAGGGCTGAGCCCGTTTGGGCCGCGCGCTGTCAGGTTCAAGCCCACACCCCCCAGGCTGGGCGGCGGTGGAGGCGCAAGGCGCGTTCTCAGAGCGCAGGGctcaaaagagaaaatgctgGCGATGTCTACAGGTTAGTGGGAAAACAGCTCAGTCGCAAACCGGCCTGGGGCTTTGATCTGCCCGGGACGTGCACACCGCCTGCTGAACCTCGTGTTCCTCGGTTACCCCAAATCAAGATCCAGGAGTCCCGCGGGCGAAGCCAGCCCCCGCCCCTTCTGATCGGACCAGATTCCGTGTCTTcgttctccctccccaccccacccccatcctccatCTTCCGCTGCTGCGCCCCTCAAACCGAGCGCCGTCTCCGTGGCTGTGCGGGTTCCGATGACACAAGGCTGGGTTCAGCCCACAGAGCCGTGGCTGGTGGCTTCGATGCGTTTGGAGGGTTTTGCATTCGGTATCTCCCGGTCACCAGCAGCTTCCCATCCTCCACGCCCTCCCTTCCGAACTCGGTTCATCAGCCTAGCCACCACCCACCCCAAGCTCCCCACCCTGCGAGAGGCCGAAGCCGTCCACCTGGGATGGGGGGACGGCATCACCCTGGATCCCCCCCG AGCCCCGGGCTCCGGGGTGGGGCGGGGCCCCTGGGAGCCGATGGCCCCGAGTCCGCCGTGGCGTTAGGGACCCACGGCGCGTCTCCTTACCGGCTTCGGGTGCCTGTGCCGGCCCTGGGTGAGCGCGGTGCCTCCAAGGGGCCCGGGTGGCTGGCGTCGTCCGGCCCGGTGCTTGGCTGCTGGGCGAAGGCGCTCTCCCGGCTCGACGGCGGAGCCCGGAGGAGCGTGGAGGAGCGAGTTGGAGCGCTGCCGCCGCCGTCGTCGCCGCTGCCGCTACTGCCGCCGCCGCTGCAGCCTCTGCATTTCTCGCTcgctccccctccccttcctgcccAGCGCCCTCCCCCCGCGCGTGCCCGCCCGCCGCTCGCCGACCCCGCCCGCCTCGCGCCCGCCCCTCCTCGCCAGGCTCCAGCAGGGCGTACCGAGCCCCGCCCGCTCCGTTAG